The DNA window CGGGCGCGTGACCTGCTTGATCAGCCGCTCCAGGTACTCCGCGCCACTGGTCACCACCGCACCGTCCGCATTGGACAGCAGTGGCCGGGTGGGGTCCTGCGGCGCGATGCCCGCGGCGTGCGCGCGCAGCGCTTCCTCGGCCGGTGCCATGTACTCGGTGTGGAAGGCGCCGGCGACCTTGAGCGCGCGCACCTTCGTGCCCGCGAGCGGCTCGGCGACGATCTTGGCGATCTTCTCGGCGGAACCGGAGGCCACGATCTGCCCCGCGCCGTTCTGGTTCGCCGCGGTGAGCCCTTCGCCGTCGAGCCACGCGACGATCTCGTCCGGCGTCCCGAGCATCACGGCGGCCATGCTGGTGGGCTCGAGCGCGCACGCCTTCGCCATTTCCGCGCCGCGGACGGCGGCGAGCCGCACCGCGTCATCGGCGGTCAGCACGCCCGCGATGGCGGCGGCGGCGAGCTCGCCGACCGAATGGCCAGCCACCGGCGCGTCGTCGGCGACCGGGGCGACGCGCCGCAGTTCGTCGAAGGCGAGCAGGGAGAGCGCCACGATGAGCGGCTGGGTGATCGCGGTGTCCTGGATGTCCTCCGCGCCCGCCTCGGTGCCGAGGTGCACGAGGTCCAGTCCCGTCAGCTCCGACCAGCGGCGTACGCGGTCTTCGGTGCCTTCCAGCTCGAGCCAGGGAGCGAGCATGCCGGGCGCTTGGGAGCCCTGTCCGGGGGCGAGGACTGCAATCACCCCTCTAGGGAACACGGTGCCCGCCCATCGTCGTGATGTCGCCGCTCACCAAGTTAACGCGGTGATGTTGGAGGGTTCCTACAAAGGTTGCCGCCGGATTAACGCCCTTAACCAGATTGCCTTGTCGGGTTTCGGCACTTTTTGCCGTGAAGTGGGTCACCCCGCCCGGCGTGTC is part of the Amycolatopsis sp. CA-230715 genome and encodes:
- a CDS encoding ACP S-malonyltransferase; this encodes MFPRGVIAVLAPGQGSQAPGMLAPWLELEGTEDRVRRWSELTGLDLVHLGTEAGAEDIQDTAITQPLIVALSLLAFDELRRVAPVADDAPVAGHSVGELAAAAIAGVLTADDAVRLAAVRGAEMAKACALEPTSMAAVMLGTPDEIVAWLDGEGLTAANQNGAGQIVASGSAEKIAKIVAEPLAGTKVRALKVAGAFHTEYMAPAEEALRAHAAGIAPQDPTRPLLSNADGAVVTSGAEYLERLIKQVTRPVRWDLTMDGLVSLGVTETVELPPAGTLTGLVKRQLKGVVTTPTALKTPAEFAKLTGQEASK